The following coding sequences lie in one Coffea eugenioides isolate CCC68of unplaced genomic scaffold, Ceug_1.0 ScVebR1_695;HRSCAF=1413, whole genome shotgun sequence genomic window:
- the LOC113758768 gene encoding L-type lectin-domain containing receptor kinase IV.1-like has translation MSFRLLTAILAYFLAHIAAGAAASNDVAFIYQGFQSSHLSLYGLAKVTKNGLLQITNTTKLQTGHAFYPHPINFKSTSNSSAFSFSTQFVFAMVPEVSGVPSPGMAFVIAPTRILTRGPSTNFIGLYDGSTTGSGTNHFFAVELDTFQDREFADINDNHIGIDINSVNSTVSRPASYQSNNRNSFDNLTLTSGQRMQLWVEYDGVDGRIDVTLAPIAAAKPNTPLLSLPYDLSPILQQTMYVGFSASSSPLDIGLTCFVLGWSFKMNGDAQALDISRLPKLPRSGPKKVSKFLIVGLPLLSLLLLFIIAFGVAYYLRRKWKFAEVLEEWELAYGPHRFKYKDLYIATKGFTEKQLLGEGGFGRVYKGVLPTNMVEVAVKKVSHQARQGMREFVAEIVSIGRLRHRNLVPFLGYCRREGELLLVYEFMSNGSLDRFLYNQPKYTLIWSQRFRVIKGVALGLLYLHEEWEQVVIHRDVKASNVLLDCELNGRLGDFGLARLYDHGTLPQSTHVAGSLGYLAPEHNRTGRATTSTDVYAFGAFLLEVACGRRPIEPRVAPAENVILVDWVFSFWKSGDILQAVDQNLGTEYVKEEAELVLKLGLLCSHSEPKLRPSMRQVLLYLEGSASLPDLSLLATGISAVGLGFAYPSGFEDITSSFASSTDKCFSHSVADSLLSGGR, from the coding sequence ATGTCATTCAGACTTCTAACAGCAATCTTAGCCTACTTTCTAGCTCACATCGCAGCTGGTGCGGCAGCTTCCAACGATGTTGCGTTCATCTATCAAGGATTTCAATCATCACATCTAAGCCTGTATGGATTAGCTAAAGTCACCAAAAATGGCCTCCTGCAGATAACCAACACCACCAAATTACAGACGGGGCATGCCTTCTATCCTCATCCGATCAATTTCAAGAGCACATCTAATAGTTCAGCTTTCTCCTTTTCCACCCAATTTGTGTTTGCTATGGTACCTGAAGTCTCAGGCGTGCCTAGTCCGGGAATGGCTTTCGTTATTGCACCAACAAGAATCCTTACACGGGGGCCTTCCACAAATTTCATTGGGCTCTACGATGGTAGCACCACTGGAAGTGGAACAAATCACTTTTTTGCAGTGGAGCTTGACACTTTCCAAGACCGTGAATTTGCAGATATCAATGACAACCATATCGGCATTGATATTAACTCTGTGAATTCCACGGTGTCCCGGCCAGCAAGTTACCAATCTAACAACAGGAATTCATTTGACAACTTAACTCTTACCAGCGGCCAACGGATGCAACTCTGGGTGGAATACGATGGGGTGGATGGGAGAATCGATGTTACATTAGCTCCAATAGCTGCTGCTAAACCAAATACTCCTCTTTTGTCTTTGCCATATGACCTTTCGCCAATTTTACAGCAAACCATGTATGTTGGCTTTTCTGCATCCAGTAGTCCACTCGACATAGGGTTAACTTGTTTTGTACTGGGATGGAGCTTCAAGATGAATGGTGATGCGCAAGCGCTTGATATCTCTCGGCTGCCCAAGCTACCTCGGTCTGGACCTAAGAAAGTTTCTAAATTTTTAATCGTGGGATTGCCCCTGCTTTCCTTACTTTTGCTGTTCATTATAGCTTTTGGTGTAGCTTATTATTTAAGGAGGAAGTGGAAGTTTGCAGAAGTGCTGGAAGAATGGGAACTTGCCTATGGGCCTCACAGGTTCAAGTACAAAGATTTATACATTGCCACCAAGGGGTTTACAGAAAAACAGCTGTTAGGGGAAGGCGGATTTGGCCGGGTCTACAAAGGGGTTTTGCCAACAAACATGGTTGAGGTTGCTGTCAAGAAGGTCTCTCATCAAGCAAGACAGGGAATGAGAGAATTTGTTGCAGAAATTGTCAGTATTGGTCGCTTACGCCATAGAAATTTAGTACCGTTCTTGGGTTATTGTCGGCGTGAAGGAGAGTTACTTTTGGTATATGAGTTCATGTCCAATGGTAGTCTGGACAGGTTTTTGTACAACCAACCAAAGTACACTCTTATCTGGAGCCAAAGATTTCGAGTCATCAAAGGTGTAGCATTAGGATTACTCTATCTACACGAAGAATGGGAGCAAGTAGTGATCCACCGAGACGTAAAAGCCAGTAATGTGTTGCTAGATTGTGAACTGAATGGAAGACTAGGAGATTTCGGCCTGGCAAGGTTATATGATCATGGAACTCTCCCTCAAAGCACCCATGTAGCGGGATCTCTTGGCTACCTTGCCCCTGAGCATAATAGGACTGGGAGGGCCACAACGAGCACTGATGTATATGCTTTTGGGGCCTTTTTGCTAGAGGTTGCCTGTGGAAGAAGGCCAATAGAACCCCGAGTAGCCCCAGCAGAGAATGTCATTTTGGTTGATTGGGTATTTTCGTTCTGGAAATCAGGCGATATTCTCCAGGCGGTTGATCAAAACTTGGGTACTGAGTATGTGAAAGAGGAAGCAGAGCTGGTGCTGAAACTGGGCTTGTTATGCTCTCATTCAGAACCCAAACTTAGACCAAGTATGAGGCAAGTTCTGTTGTACTTGGAGGGATCAGCTAGCCTGCCAGATTTATCATTATTGGCCACGGGCATTTCTGCTGTTGGTCTTGGCTTTGCCTATCCTAGTGGTTTTGAAGATATTACATCATCATTTGCATCTTCCACAGACAAATGTTTTTCACATTCTGTAGCAGACTCTCTTCTCTCCGGTGGTAGGTGA